A single genomic interval of Oryza sativa Japonica Group chromosome 7, ASM3414082v1 harbors:
- the LOC4342640 gene encoding glycine-rich cell wall structural protein 1, whose product MAARVAVVLLLLFGLAAVAVTAARIMPDDDCGDTANAAGAAGVGEAKTAFGGSDGRGGLFGGYTGPLGGGAAGFGPFGGFGAGGGPFGGFGGGVGLGGGGGGFRP is encoded by the coding sequence ATGGCGGCGCGCGTGGCGGTTGTCCTCCTGCTACTgttcggcctcgccgccgtggcggtgacggcggcgaggatcATGCCCGACGACGACTGCGGCGACACGGcgaacgccgccggcgccgccggcgtgggGGAAGCCAAGACGGCGTTCGGCGGGAGCGACGGCCGCGGGGGGCTCTTCGGCGGGTACACCGgcccgctcggcggcggcgccgccgggttcGGCCCCTTCGGCGggttcggcgccggcggcgggccgTTCGGCGGGTTCGGCGGCGGAGttggcctcggcggcggcggcggaggattcCGGCCGTAA